A region of Phocoena phocoena chromosome 17, mPhoPho1.1, whole genome shotgun sequence DNA encodes the following proteins:
- the MAFA gene encoding transcription factor MafA: MAAELAMGAELPSSPLAIEYVNDFDLMKFEVKKEPPEAERFCHRLPPGSLSSTPLSTPCSSVPSSPSFCAPSPGTGGGTGGGGGAAQTGAAPGPASGGPGAVGGASGKPALEDLYWMSGYQHHLNPEALNLTPEDAVEALIGSGHHTGHHGAHHHPEAAAAYEAFRGQGYAGGGGGADDMGAGHHHGTHHAAHHHHHHHHHGGAGHGGGGTGHHVRLEERFSDDQLVSMSVRELNRQLRGFSKEEVIRLKQKRRTLKNRGYAQSCRFKRVQQRHILESEKCQLQSQVEQLKLEVGRLAKERDLYKEKYEKLAGRGGPGGAGGAGFPRESSPGVGAKGASDFFL, from the coding sequence ATGGCCGCGGAGCTGGCGATGGGCGCTGAGCTGCCCAGCAGCCCGCTGGCCATCGAGTACGTCAATGACTTCGACCTGATGAAGTTCGAGGTGAAGAAGGAGCCACCCGAGGCCGAGCGCTTCTGCCACCGTCTGCCGCCCGGCTCGCTATCCTCGACGCCGCTCAGCACGCCCTGCTCCTCCGTGCCCTCCTCGCCCAGCTTCTGCGCGCCCAGCCCGGGCACCGGCGGCGGCacggggggcggcggcggcgcggcgcAGACCGGGGCTGCCCCGGGGCCGGCAAGCGGGGGCCCCGGCGCCGTCGGGGGCGCCTCGGGGAAGCCGGCGCTGGAGGATCTGTACTGGATGAGCGGCTACCAGCACCACCTGAACCCCGAGGCGCTCAACCTGACGCCTGAGGACGCGGTGGAGGCGCTCATCGGCAGCGGCCACCACACCGGGCACCACGGTGCGCACCACCACCCAGAGGCCGCCGCGGCCTACGAGGCCTTCCGGGGCCAGGGCTatgcgggcggcggcggcggcgcggacGACATGGGCGCCGGCCACCACCACGGCACGCACCACGCcgcccaccaccatcaccaccaccaccaccacggcgGCGCGGGCCATGGCGGCGGCGGCACGGGCCACCACGTGCGCCTGGAGGAGCGCTTCTCCGACGACCAGCTGGTGTCCATGTCCGTGCGCGAGCTAAACAGGCAGCTCCGCGGCTTCAGCAAGGAGGAGGTCATCCGGCTGAAGCAGAAGCGGCGCACGCTCAAGAACCGCGGCTACGCTCAGTCGTGCCGCTTCAAGCGGGTGCAGCAGCGGCACATTCTGGAGAGCGAGAAGTGCCAGCTCCAGAGCCAGGTGGAGCAGCTGAAGCTGGAGGTGGGGCGCCTGGCCAAGGAGCGGGACCTGTACAAGGAGAAATACGAGAAGCTGGCCGGCCGGGGCGGCCCCGGGGGCGCGGGCGGAGCCGGCTTCCCGCGGGAGTCCTCGCCGGGAGTCGGGGCCAAGGGCGCTTCCGACTTCTTCCTGTGA